TTAGAGCTGGTTAGTTCTCTCTCATGCGTCCCCCATGCATGCGCCTAATGTGTGGATAATGCATGATGTGTGATTTACTGGAAAAATGCAGTTATATTTTGTgctctctttatttatttatttactctgaCATTGTTTAAAAACCTccattttatttgcttttacaTTTCCAACACATAAtactttcataaaaaataaacctagaaaatcatttaatataaaatcctatttttgaaaacaattaaaaattaattttaaaaaacattctcAAAATATgtttactaataataatatcaaatgaAGCATACATTTTGATAAACACATTCTGCATTGCCCTTTTGGTTTAAATGATTTTCTAGTGGAAGTCCTAGATTAAAATTCAACACCAAATTCACCGGGGAGACAAAATGGACAACTGAGTTAGCGTCAAAATCCATAATAAGCAAATGTTTTCTAGAACTTAAGCATTATAATCAGAGTAGTGGGtttaaaccaaacaaaagtTGAAACAAGGTTTTCTAACAGAACAAGTAACAGACAACCGATGCATGAAATACAATGTAAGGCAAAACATTGCCCCTCACTTTCACCAAAAATGGTAATACCAATAATCCTGACTAGTAAGGGAAAGTAAGACACATCAGAAActcactaaaaaaatattaaagaatcaAACTGACTGCCTCATACTATAGGGCCTGGTGGACCCTCCCAACACAAACCACTCGGATGCTGCATCTCTTTTTATGCCACAGCAGGCATGTCCTTCAGCCATGGATCCAGCGGCTTCCCAATAGAGTACACAATAAAACCGATCTCCCTCAGCTTTTCTGCATTCACAATGTTCCTACCATCAAACACAAAAGCTGGTTTCTGCATGTTATCATATATCTTCTTATAGTCGAGAGTTTTGAACTCATCCCACTCAGTTAAAATGCAAATGCCGTGGGCATCCTTCGTTGCCGAGTAGGCGTCCCAAACCATACTCACCTGCTTCACAGTTGTGGGACTCATAGGTTGCAGGTGAATGGGATGGTCCCAGTCAAACTTGTTCATAGTAAGGTCCCTCTGGATCTGGTCCTCAGTGACTTGTGGATCATATATGCTCAACCGGGCCTTGTCCCCTAACAGCCCCTTGCACACATCAATTGCTGGGGTTTCCCTTGTGTCACCTGTATCCTTCTTGAAGGCAAACCCTAAAATGGCAATCTTCTTATTTGAGACCGTGTTAAACATAGAGGAAACCACACGGTTGACAAAGCGGTTTTTCTGATAATCATTCACTTTGATGACCTGTTTCCAGTATTCTGCCACTTCAGGAAGGCCATTGCACTCGCAGATGTAAACCAGGTTCAAAATGTCCTTCTGGAAACAGGATCCACCAAAACCAACACTAGCATTTAGGAACTTGGGCCCAATCCTTGTGTCTGTGCCAACCGCATATGAAACCTGTGTAACATCTGCCCCAGTAGCCTCACAGAGAGCCGACATGGCATTAACAGATGAAATCCTCTGGGCCAAGAAGGCATTAGCAGCAAGCTTGGAGAGCTCTGCAGACCAAAGATTGGTGGTTAAAATTCGGTCTTCGGGAACCCAGTGGGCATAAACATCCTTCAGTGCTTGGATTGCCTTCTGACCTTCTGGGGTCTCCCTGCCTCCAATGAGGACCCGGTCCGGTTTTAAAAGATCTTGAATTGCAGTGCCCTCAGCAAGGAATTCTGGGTTTGAGAGAATTTGGAACTTGATTCCTTTGCTGTTGTGGGTCAGAATCTTTTCTATTGCCTCAGCTGTCTTAACTGGAACTGTAGATTTCTCAACAACTATTTTGTCAGACTTTGACACATCAGCAATCATGCGGGCTGCACTCTCCCAGTAAGTCAGATCCGCAGCTTTTCCTGCTCCAAGCCCCCGCGTTTTGGTTGGGGTGTTGACAGAAACAAAGACAATATCAGCCTCTGATACATGTTTCTCCACATCAGTGCTGAAGAAGAGGTTCTTGCCACGACACTGCTTCACCACACCATCTAGGCCTGGCTCATAAATTGGCAGTTGGTCACTGTTCCAAGCTGTGATCCGAGATACAGAGATATCA
Above is a genomic segment from Vitis riparia cultivar Riparia Gloire de Montpellier isolate 1030 chromosome 14, EGFV_Vit.rip_1.0, whole genome shotgun sequence containing:
- the LOC117930750 gene encoding UDP-glucose 6-dehydrogenase 1, with the translated sequence MVKICCIGAGYVGGPTMAVIALKCPSIEVAVVDISVSRITAWNSDQLPIYEPGLDGVVKQCRGKNLFFSTDVEKHVSEADIVFVSVNTPTKTRGLGAGKAADLTYWESAARMIADVSKSDKIVVEKSTVPVKTAEAIEKILTHNSKGIKFQILSNPEFLAEGTAIQDLLKPDRVLIGGRETPEGQKAIQALKDVYAHWVPEDRILTTNLWSAELSKLAANAFLAQRISSVNAMSALCEATGADVTQVSYAVGTDTRIGPKFLNASVGFGGSCFQKDILNLVYICECNGLPEVAEYWKQVIKVNDYQKNRFVNRVVSSMFNTVSNKKIAILGFAFKKDTGDTRETPAIDVCKGLLGDKARLSIYDPQVTEDQIQRDLTMNKFDWDHPIHLQPMSPTTVKQVSMVWDAYSATKDAHGICILTEWDEFKTLDYKKIYDNMQKPAFVFDGRNIVNAEKLREIGFIVYSIGKPLDPWLKDMPAVA